The Muribaculum intestinale genome includes the window AGCCACCGCCCTGTATTTGAAAAAGAGGCGTCCATGATAATGGACTCGTTGCGCGACATGAATGCCGACACTCTGCTCGGAAAGGTAAAAATCAGTTTGCCAATGGTGAGACGCCTGCAACAGATGATTTATGAATACCCCGACAAATCGCACGGCGACATGGCCATAAATGCATTTACCGGAGTGGTGTTCAATGCATTCCGGTATACAACACTCAGCGAAGAGGCGCGCATGGCCGCTTGCCGGCGGGTAAGAATCATATCATCGCTCTACGGATGGCTGCAGCCCGACGATATAATCCGACAGTACCGTTTTGACTTCACCAATCCGCTGGCTCCCGAGGGCGCAACGCTGGCCTCATACTGGAAAGAGGCCGTGACCTCACGTCTGCTACAGGAACTGGCCGACGCCAACCACACCGACATGCTCAATCTCCTGCCGGCCGACGCAGCGCGCTGTATCGACTGGAAGCAGATAGCGCAGAAAGCCCGGGTATGGAGGGCCGACTTCCGCGAGATGCTGCCTGCCGGAGCCACACGAACACCCAACTCCAACCGACTCAAGACCCTGCGCGGCCAGCTCCTGCGACAGATAATCACCGAAAACATCAGCAGTCCCGAGCAACTTACATCGCTTGCCGGCGATGACTATATCGCAGTGGGAGGCGACACCTCCACAGGCGACATCATATTCCACACCGCTCCATAAACAATCAAAAAAATCTTGCACACAATTTGCAAATTACAATACAATATTGTAATTTTGCGGTGTAATAACAACCTATTTTTATCTTCTTCTAAATATGAAAACAACATCTGTGCGCACTAAGTGCAAGAGTGCGAAAGCGAAAACTCCGCGCTACAAATTTGACCCGCTATGGCGTAGAGCCATGAGTGCATCGGGTTGTGATGACAGCTACACCGAGCAAATGGTGCGCGACTACATCGAGCATGGCAAGCAGCCCAACTTCCACTATCTTGACCAGCAGGGATTTGCCTGCGCCTGGATTATAATCCGCGCCGATATCGACCGTAGACGCCG containing:
- a CDS encoding YaaA family protein, coding for MLILIAESKKMAACDSSVSGAEYNSHRPVFEKEASMIMDSLRDMNADTLLGKVKISLPMVRRLQQMIYEYPDKSHGDMAINAFTGVVFNAFRYTTLSEEARMAACRRVRIISSLYGWLQPDDIIRQYRFDFTNPLAPEGATLASYWKEAVTSRLLQELADANHTDMLNLLPADAARCIDWKQIAQKARVWRADFREMLPAGATRTPNSNRLKTLRGQLLRQIITENISSPEQLTSLAGDDYIAVGGDTSTGDIIFHTAP